Proteins from a genomic interval of Gadus morhua chromosome 19, gadMor3.0, whole genome shotgun sequence:
- the ccni gene encoding cyclin-I: MKFTEPWERQRLCSLLENAVSREAMMWKAYVPKKPSPQDTDISPAQRDEAVRWLAEVHGSLQLYPETLALAVSILDRFLGPIKARPKYLRCIAIACFFLAAKTCEEDECVPCVSVLAGSSGCDCTVSEIRRMERVILDKLHWNLHTATPLHFLQIFHALLVCGGSMVLVGGSRSQHLSLLTRRLHHCLADHTLTQVRGSMLALSLISLELESCCSDWLILTIDLLSKAKMDSRELIRCREQLSRRLSTQRASLPPNTLYIYHPRQDPPRRAPPPPAPGSTLSTATQDPASSEGAGTPHSHSSPTPPLLPAQLHRPHLHTLSVRRKPSAKRKVEVMEVDDFFDGIKRLYNEESEPPAGGRGGTTGGGEEEDRGRGLCSVLAPRQEGSVSPCPPLQPIPAP, from the exons ATGAAATTTACCGAACCCTGGGAGCGCCAGAGGCTGTGTTCTCTTCTGGAGAACGCAGTCTCTAGGGAAGCCATGATGTGGAAGGCCTACGTGCCAAAGAAGCCCTCCCCACAG GATACAGACATCTCCCCGGCCCAGAGAGACGAGGCAGTGCGCTGGCTGGCAGAGGTCCACGGCAGTCTGCAGCTGTACCCAGAGACGCTAGCGCTAGCCGTTAGCATCCTGGACCGCTTCCTAGGCCCAATCAAG GCCCGCCCCAAGTACCTACGCTGCATCGCCATCGCCTGCTTCTTCCTGGCTGCTAAGACCTGCGAGGAAgatgag tgcGTGCCCTGCGTCAGTGTGCTGGCTGGCTCCAGCGGCTGTGACTGTACGGTCTCTGAGATCCGGCGGATGGAGCGGGTCATCCTGGACAAGCTGCACTGGAACCTCCACACTGCCACGCCGCTCCACTTCCTGCAGATC TTCCATGCTCTGCTGGTGTGTGGGGGCTCCATGGTTCTGGTGGGGGGCAGTCGCTCCCagcacctctccctcctcacccgccGGCTACACCACTGCCTGGCcgaccacacactcacacag GTGCGGGGCTCCATGCTAGCTCTGTCTCTCATCTCCCTGGAGCTGGAATCCTGCTGTTCTGACTGGCTGATACTTACCATAGACCTGCTAAGCAAGGCcaag ATGGACAGCCGGGAGTTGATCCGGTGCAGAGAGCAGTTGTCCCGTCGTCTTTCCACTCAGAGagcttccctccctcccaacacGCTGTACATCTACCACCCCCGCCAGGAccccccccgccgggccccgccccccccggcccctggcTCCACTCTGTCCACCGCAACACAAG ACCCGGCCTCCAGCGAGGGGGCGGGGACCCCCCACTCCCACTCcagccccacccctcctcttctACCTGCCCAGCTCCACCGCCCCCATCTGCACACCCTCAGTGTGCGACGCAAGCCCTCTGCCAAACGCAAG gtggaggtgatggaggtggacgaCTTCTTCGATGGAATCAAACGTCTGTACAACGAAGAGTCTGAGCCCCCTGCGGGCGGACGAGGAGGaacaacaggaggaggagaggaggaggaccgggGGCGGGGTTTATGCAGTGTCCTGGCGCCCAGACAGGAAGGCAGCGTCTCCCCCTGCCCGCCTCTGCAGCCCATCCCCGCCCCCTAG
- the sowahb gene encoding uncharacterized protein sowahb, with amino-acid sequence MATDLSEDSVLLFLRSSGGTVKNAELLAHFRPFLRDHDDRLRHRDNFKKFVNSVATVKQVEGVSYVVLRRKFRAPRDAVNPSNRDPSSRTPDGLKASDPGASSRSRSPAHRTPGKTLRPPAPVLPSPDEPRLTTTPKGDPVKAAESQILVSAGIILNNNNDVETNFNLVQKPLLSSIPDVPQPAACRLAPGREEPVRHLTQAGAPPGNTAPTHPLRIPATWPHKPVDPRVENHPASTVVQSVVETRPRHDLEEYHLQGKPSSILHRHEGLHHNQHEGLHHNQHEVLHHNTNLKVRARGARYRKSYKSAVSQDGDDEEEEEEEEEEEEEEEELTEVNPRRADSAGGEIPLILPQDNRRTILSSHPPTLPSLPPALTPSLPYSLPPSLPSAQPPTLPSLSPSLTPSLPSSQPPNLPSLSSSTISPFLSPSPPPPSQTPRRFSGSPGSGSDSVPTIHVQEVGEPGPGWGSGAGTPGGGPWESGGGTARRSGRRGPGGALGAGLSSSQDSLLLLPSSSSCSDWLSPLSSSSPSGAEWSSSHEELGARHGDAGAKVAHVNRLLSLMHRSEQKTTTPWHHSTGHLLEEDPGSSWRRSTGNLLDSQEDAESSAGSASPPLLRKRPGVARRVSSRLRSRNCMSLGAGLDLPFPGEEEEVQGLGGGGRGALAASRQKRLQLLSSSLSLGHNLSTSSLSSPGSTPPRCPSVGELAEGTEQGRGGGAGRGTDGPHNSSYWHRQVPLESREHSWLVQGAAGEWPDVYSLFRDDPSLLQRPDFISGFTVLHWIAKHGDHRVLNTLWYGVLKAGVTLEVNVRSWSGLTPLHLAAMHGHKKMLRLLVHKFHADTRIRDAAGKRAWQYLEAPPPADLLHLLGAPRGAGGLAPQGAGGRGTLHHHASCSSADRPQRRPLTTGSTGVKRSTSIAAFLKHKTLLRFRELSDVCV; translated from the exons ATGGCCACCGATCTCAGCGAGGACTCggtgctcctcttcctcaggagCAGCGGTGGCACGGTGAAGAACGCGGAGCTGCTGGCCCACTTCAGGCCCTTCCTCCGGGACCACGACGACCGACTGCGACACCGAGACAACTTCAAAAAGTTTGTTAACTCCGTCGCCACCGTCAAGCAAGTGGAGGGAGTTTCCTATGTTGTCCTCCGGAGGAAGTTCAGGGCTCCGAGGGATGCTGTAAACCCGTCTAACAGGGACCCCTCGTCTAGGACCCCCGATGGGTTGAAGGCGAGCGACCCCGGGGCCAGCTCGAGGAGCCGCTCCCCTGCTCACCGAACCCCAGGCAAGACGTTACGGCCGCCGGCCCCGGTGCTGCCTTCCCCAGATGAGCCGAGACTAACAACGACTCCCAAGGGAGACCCGGTAAAGGCAGCAGAAAGCCAGATACTCGTCTCTGCTGGAATAAtactcaacaacaacaacgacgtgGAGACCAACTTTAATCTGGTGCAGAAACCGCTCCTGTCCTCCATCCCCGACGTGCCCCAGCCTGCAGCCTGTCGCCTGGCGCCAGGTCGAGAGGAACCGGTTCGCCACCTGACCCAGGCAGGGGCTCCTCCCGGGAACACAGCCCCCACACACCCGCTCAGGATCCCGGCCACATGGCCACACAAGCCGGTAGACCCCAGAGTTGAAAACCACCCAGCTTCGACGGTGGTCCAAAGTGTTGTAGAAACGAGACCTCGACACGATTTAGAGGAATATCACCTGCAGGGAAAACCGTCTTCTATTCTTCATCGGCACGAAGGTCTTCATCACAATCAGCACGAAGGTCTTCATCACAATCAGCACGAAGTTCTTCATCACAACACGAATCTTAAAGTGAGAGCGCGCGGTGCCCGATACAGAAAAAGCTACAAATCCGCAGTCTCTCAGGATggggatgatgaggaggaggaggaggaggaggaggaggaggaagaagaggaggaggagttgacgGAGGTGAATCCGAGGAGAGCAGATTCAGCAGGAGGAGAAATTCCCCTTATTCTGCCTCAAGACAACAGGAGaaccatcctctcctctcaccccccaacgctcccctctctcccccctgccctcaccccttccctcccctactctctcccgccttccctcccctccgctCAGCCCCCAACGCTCCCCTCCCTCagtccttccctc accccttccctcccctcctctcagcctcccaacctgccctccctctcttcctccaccatctcccccttcctctccccttctcctcctcctccgtcccagACCCCCAGGAGGTTCTCCGGATCCCCGGGCTCTGGGTCCGACTCTGTCCCCACCATCCACGTCCAGGAGGTGGGGGAGCCGGGTCCGGGCTGGGGGTCTGGTGCTGGGACCCCTGGGGGGGGTCCATGGGAGTCCGGTGGGGGGACGGCGAGGCGGTCCGGCCGCCGTGGCCCAGGAGGGGCCCTGGGAGCGGGGCTTTCCTCCAGCCAggacagcctcctcctcctgccctcctcgtcctcctgcaGCGACTGGCTCTCCCCGCtgtcctccagctccccctcaGGAGCGGAGTGGAGCAGCAGCCACGAGGAGCTGGGCGCCCGCCACG GTGACGCGGGGGCCAAGGTGGCCCACGTCAACAGACTCCTGTCTCTGATGCATCGGTCGGAGCAGAAGACGACCACCCCCTGGCACCACTCCACGGGCCACCTCCTGGAGGAGGACCCGGGCTCCTCCTGGCGCCGCTCCACAG GTAATCTCCTCGACAGCCAGGAGGACGCAGAGTCGAGTGCGGGCTCCGCCTCTCCCCCGTTGCTACGGAAACGTCCCGGGGTCGCCAGGCGGGTCAGCAGCCGTCTGCGGAGCAGGAACTGTATgagcctgggggcggggctggacCTCCCCTTccccggggaggaggaggaggtgcagggcctggggggaggaggaagaggagcgttGGCGGCGTCCCGGCAGAaacgcctccagctcctctcctcctccctcagcctggGCCACAACCTGTCCACCTCCTCGCTGTCCTCCCCGGGCTCCACGCCGCCGCGCTGCCCCAGTGTGGGGGAGCTGGCTGAGGGCACGGAGCAGGgccgaggaggaggggcagggagggggacggATGGACCGCACAACTCCTCCTATTGGCATCGCCAG gTCCCTCTGGAGTCCCGGGAGCACTCCTGGCTGGTGCAGGGTGCGGCGGGGGAGTGGCCTGACGTCTACTCTCTGTTCAGAGACGACCCCTCTCTGCTCCAGCGGCCCGACTTCATCTCGGGCTTCACCGTCCTCCACTGGATCGCCAAGCATGGAGACCACAGGGTCCTCAACACGCTGTG GTACGGGGTGCTGAAGGCGGGCGTCACCCTGGAGGTCAACGTGAGGTCGTGGAGCGGCCTCACCCCGCTCCACCTGGCCGCCATGCACGGACACAAGAAGATGCTCCGCCTCCTGGTGCACAAGTTCCACGCCGACACGCGGATCCGCGACGCCGCCGGGAAGAGGGCCTGGCAGTAcctggaggccccgccccccgcggACCTGCTGCACCTCCTGGGGGCcccgcggggggccggggggctggccccgcagggggcgggggggcggggcactCTGCACCACcacgcctcctgctcctccgccGACCGACCTCAGAGACGACCTCTGACCACCggctccaccggggtcaagaggTCAACGTCGATTGCAGCGTTCCTCAAACACAAGACGCTGCTTCGCTTCAGAGAGCTCTCAGACGTGTGTGTCTAG